One region of Bdellovibrio bacteriovorus genomic DNA includes:
- the murJ gene encoding murein biosynthesis integral membrane protein MurJ — GMLQAGLLFLVLRSRGYLPRWQALGWSPKVKEVFVRLVPGILGIGLLQLSTLVNLYFASRLPEGSLSYIYWADRLLEFPLSLIAVSIGSALLPTLSDLASRGDHVRFRETAEESFLMNLFLALPASLGLYFLAEPIVEVLFFRGRFNSHDLAQTASVLKVYALSLLVISCSRVLVPLYYAKKQTRYPMVLSLVCVLLHILLAGFFIRQAGLVGLVYASFFAAFVNAVMLFVGLLRWDLMLSPQRLWRSFWRMGIAAFALVGALKIQEALQTYFAGPLWISLFVTITVAVIVYFGSAQVLRLEEFLRIRPSFRLWSDRLRQKE; from the coding sequence GGGATGTTGCAGGCGGGATTGCTTTTTTTGGTTTTGCGCTCCAGAGGGTATTTGCCGCGATGGCAGGCTTTGGGATGGTCACCAAAAGTTAAAGAAGTCTTTGTTCGCTTAGTGCCGGGGATTTTAGGGATCGGGCTTTTACAGCTGTCAACTTTGGTGAATCTTTATTTTGCTAGCCGCCTGCCAGAGGGGTCTCTTTCTTATATTTATTGGGCGGATCGACTTTTGGAATTTCCGCTTTCACTTATTGCCGTCAGCATTGGCTCGGCACTTTTGCCCACTTTAAGTGATCTTGCCAGTCGCGGGGATCACGTGCGCTTTCGGGAAACGGCCGAGGAAAGCTTTTTAATGAATCTGTTCTTAGCCCTGCCAGCGTCGTTGGGTTTGTATTTCTTGGCCGAGCCGATCGTGGAAGTTTTATTTTTCCGAGGTCGCTTTAACAGTCATGATTTGGCGCAAACGGCTTCGGTTTTAAAAGTTTATGCTTTAAGTCTTTTGGTGATTTCGTGCAGTCGGGTCTTAGTTCCTCTTTATTACGCGAAAAAACAAACTCGTTATCCGATGGTTTTATCTTTGGTTTGCGTACTTTTGCATATTCTGTTAGCCGGATTTTTCATTCGTCAGGCGGGCTTGGTGGGCTTAGTTTACGCCAGCTTCTTTGCGGCTTTTGTTAATGCCGTGATGTTATTCGTGGGACTTTTGCGTTGGGATTTGATGTTAAGCCCCCAAAGGCTGTGGAGATCGTTTTGGCGGATGGGGATTGCGGCGTTCGCGCTAGTAGGGGCCCTTAAAATACAAGAAGCCCTACAAACCTACTTTGCAGGGCCTCTGTGGATATCGTTATTTGTGACAATCACTGTGGCGGTGATTGTGTACTTCGGTTCGGCGCAGGTCTTGCGCTTAGAAGAATTCCTTAGAATCCGTCCGTCGTTCCGACTTTGGAGCGATCGTCTTCGTCAAAAGGAATAA